A single window of Leishmania panamensis strain MHOM/PA/94/PSC-1 chromosome 35 sequence DNA harbors:
- a CDS encoding hypothetical protein (TriTrypDB/GeneDB-style sysID: LpmP.35.0160) translates to MLQFLASACILFLVLLCVTTVRGIGELQYGTWDVSTLLPGRGAVQPNYELTVQPEKWTVRERDAGRIGRFFDYAAARVGLVYAGVPSSEHAVCRMPPSLALKLAAVRTDDGIRLECQTVWFSAFALRSFEMDGLLHRRFDPAEPLYSAENGSCLSTPWRVQELFVARMGEGVLLLTGVLVGGTSDTREPCNVYLEVRHRPISSAKDLSSANAYAPVTMLLVVVAVRLLPRYILTRRGQLDKTSYRGKNPANLTPAQRLQLLRQQKEIIEKMKAEDRANAARGTAV, encoded by the coding sequence ATGCTGCAGTTTCTGGCGAGCGCCTGCATACTGTTcttggtgctgctctgcgtcACCACTGTGCGAGGTATCGGTGAGCTGCAATATGGAACGTGGGATGTGAGCACTCTTTTACCAGGGCGTGGTGCTGTGCAGCCCAACTACGAGCTAACGGTGCAGCCAGAGAAGTGGACGGTTAGGGAGAGGGACGCTGGCCGCATCGGTCGCTTTTTCGactacgctgctgcgcgtgttgGGCTTGTTTACGCTGGTGTCCCCAGCAGCGAACATGCGGTGTGCCGCATGCCCCCGTCCTTGGCACTCAAGCTTGCCGCTGTCCGTACTGACGACGGCATTCGGCTCGAGTGCCAGACAGTGTGGTTTTCCGCGTTCGCATTGCGCTCATTTGAGATGGATGGTCTTCTGCATCGCCGCTTTGACCCTGCTGAGCCGCTGTACAGCGCCGAAAACGGGAGCTGCCTTTCCACCCCATGGCGGGTGCAGGAGCTCTTCGTAGCAAGGATGGGAGAAGGCGTGTTGCTGCTCACCGGCGTTCTCGTCGGCGGCACATCAGACACGCGGGAGCCGTGCAACGTATATTTGGAGGTCAGACATCGCCCTATCTCGTCGGCGAAGGATTTGTCGTCGGCAAACGCCTATGCCCCCGTCACGATGCTCCTTGTTGTCGTTGCTGTGCGCCTGCTACCGCGTTATATTTTGACTCGAAGAGGTCAATTGGACAAGACGAGTTACCGCGGCAAGAATCCCGCCAACTTGACACCAGCTCaacgcctccagctgctgcgtcagcaaAAGGAGATCATTGAAAAGATGAAGGCGGAGGATCGCGCCAACGCAGCCAGAGGTACTGCAGTCTAA